The following are encoded in a window of Desulfolucanica intricata genomic DNA:
- a CDS encoding carbon-nitrogen hydrolase family protein — protein MTHFKAAVCQMLVVEQKAENINKAYNMIKEASKNGSNLVVLPEMFNCPYNNSFFSEFAETYPDGETIRFLSRAARSENIYLVGGSVPEQAETGEGKKIFNTSLVFDPQGKLIARHRKVHLFDIDIEGQISFRESDTLGRGDGITIARTKWCKMGIAICYDMRFPELLRAMVLNGAEVIAIPAAFNTTTGPAHWDTTLKARAIDNQAFVIAASPARNMQAGYHAYGHSMILDPWGEVLARAGTGEEIIYADIDLERVEQIRRQLPLLKHRRTDLYTLEVSPKAITNQ, from the coding sequence TTGACACACTTTAAGGCTGCTGTTTGCCAAATGCTTGTCGTTGAGCAAAAGGCCGAGAATATAAACAAGGCTTATAATATGATTAAAGAAGCCTCAAAGAACGGTTCTAATTTAGTAGTGCTGCCTGAGATGTTTAACTGCCCTTATAATAATAGTTTTTTTTCGGAGTTTGCCGAAACTTATCCTGATGGAGAAACTATTCGATTTCTATCCCGGGCTGCCAGGTCAGAAAATATTTATCTGGTTGGCGGATCAGTTCCCGAGCAAGCTGAAACCGGCGAAGGTAAAAAAATATTTAATACCAGTTTAGTTTTTGACCCACAGGGGAAATTAATTGCCCGCCACCGAAAAGTACATCTTTTCGATATAGACATCGAGGGCCAAATTTCTTTTCGTGAATCTGACACTTTGGGACGTGGGGACGGGATAACCATTGCCCGTACCAAGTGGTGTAAGATGGGCATTGCCATTTGTTACGATATGCGCTTTCCTGAACTTTTGCGGGCGATGGTATTAAACGGAGCAGAGGTAATAGCTATACCCGCTGCCTTTAACACAACTACCGGCCCGGCTCATTGGGATACCACCCTTAAAGCCAGGGCTATAGATAACCAGGCTTTTGTTATCGCCGCCTCACCGGCCAGAAATATGCAGGCCGGTTACCATGCTTACGGCCACTCTATGATTTTGGATCCCTGGGGGGAAGTTCTGGCAAGGGCAGGCACCGGCGAAGAAATAATCTATGCTGATATAGACTTGGAGCGGGTGGAACAAATCCGGCGGCAGCTTCCTTTACTAAAGCATCGAAGAACAGACTTATATACCCTGGAGGTTAGTCCGAAAGCTATAACCAATCAATAG
- the ychF gene encoding redox-regulated ATPase YchF gives MALTTALIGLPLVGKTTIFNILTDSEIETSDFLSGKTETHVGMAKIPDKRVRFLSELYKPKKTTYAEIQFSDVPGLVRGSSQGKGVGNQFLNAIRNVDLLVHVVRVFENSNVTHVDDSINPMRDIETINMELLLADMDIVEKRINRIRGGKKVKKEDALELEILQKLLEGLENEVPIHNLGLTDEEKNKLRNYSFLTEKPMIMVLNLDEEQYKSQTYSQKSELQAFAAEKNLPLIEICGKIEMEINQLSDEDKDIFLEDLGITESGIDRLAKAAYDYLNLMSFFTSGEDEVKAWTIEKGTNAKKAAGKIHSDIERGFIRAEVVKYEDMERLGSMVKIRENGLQRLEGKEYIVEDGDIINFRFNV, from the coding sequence TTGGCTTTAACAACTGCGTTAATAGGTTTACCACTGGTTGGAAAAACCACGATATTTAATATTTTAACCGATTCAGAAATTGAAACTTCGGATTTTTTATCCGGAAAGACGGAAACACACGTTGGAATGGCTAAAATTCCTGATAAAAGAGTGCGTTTTCTTTCTGAGCTGTATAAACCAAAGAAAACTACCTATGCGGAAATACAATTTTCTGATGTTCCCGGCTTAGTACGTGGGTCCAGCCAGGGAAAGGGTGTTGGAAATCAATTTTTAAATGCTATTCGTAATGTGGATTTGTTGGTACATGTTGTTCGGGTTTTTGAAAATTCGAACGTCACACATGTCGATGATTCCATTAACCCGATGCGTGACATTGAAACAATAAATATGGAATTACTATTAGCTGATATGGATATAGTGGAAAAAAGAATTAATCGGATTAGGGGCGGTAAAAAAGTTAAGAAAGAAGATGCCCTGGAATTGGAGATTTTACAAAAGCTGTTGGAAGGTTTGGAAAATGAAGTTCCTATTCATAATCTGGGGCTAACGGATGAAGAGAAAAATAAACTGAGAAACTATAGCTTTTTGACTGAGAAACCCATGATTATGGTGCTGAATCTTGATGAAGAGCAGTATAAGAGTCAAACCTATTCACAAAAAAGTGAACTGCAGGCTTTTGCCGCTGAGAAAAACCTTCCACTTATCGAAATCTGTGGTAAAATCGAAATGGAAATCAATCAGCTTTCTGATGAGGATAAAGATATATTTTTAGAGGATCTCGGTATTACTGAATCCGGCATAGACCGTTTGGCAAAAGCTGCTTATGATTATTTGAATTTAATGTCCTTTTTTACCTCCGGTGAGGATGAGGTTAAAGCCTGGACTATAGAAAAAGGCACGAATGCCAAAAAAGCCGCAGGAAAGATCCACTCGGATATCGAGAGAGGTTTTATCAGGGCTGAGGTAGTAAAATACGAGGATATGGAACGATTGGGATCAATGGTTAAAATTAGAGAAAACGGACTGCAGCGTTTAGAAGGAAAAGAGTACATCGTTGAAGACGGTGATATTATTAATTTTAGGTTTAATGTTTAA
- the eam gene encoding glutamate 2,3-aminomutase produces the protein MAIYPMPSDGKASENEKRIISLKRAEELKSRISDYMLEKNNVKNGFDLQEKRDLIKEKILKLTHATEKDWDDWRWQMRHRITEVETIQKIFDFSDEALSDIEKVGKKFRWAISPHYATLMESRQDDPIVLQAVPNGLELMDTCGIDDPMGEEYTNPAPAITRRYPDRLIINVTNQCAMYCRHCQRRRNIGEIDQHKTQKTLEEAIRYIKANKEIRDVLITGGDALMLSNQRIDWLLTELDQIEHVEIKRLGTRTIVTLPQRITPELCAILEKHPPLYINTQFNHPREVTPEAAKACDMLIKAGVVLGNQAVLLKGVNDTPTIMKKLNQDLLKIRVRPYYIFHAKQVTGTGHFITTVDKGIEIMEKLRGYTSGLAVPTYIINAPKGYGKTPVLPNYIIGKNNREVTLRTWEKRVIPYPNGKHD, from the coding sequence ATGGCTATTTATCCAATGCCATCGGATGGTAAGGCCTCAGAAAATGAGAAACGAATTATTTCCTTAAAACGAGCGGAAGAATTAAAAAGTCGTATATCTGATTATATGTTAGAAAAGAATAATGTAAAAAACGGCTTTGATTTACAGGAGAAGAGAGATTTAATTAAAGAAAAAATCCTAAAATTAACTCATGCCACTGAAAAGGATTGGGATGATTGGCGCTGGCAGATGCGTCACAGAATTACTGAGGTGGAAACAATTCAGAAAATTTTTGATTTTAGTGATGAGGCATTAAGTGATATTGAAAAAGTAGGAAAAAAATTTCGCTGGGCAATTTCACCTCATTATGCTACATTAATGGAAAGCCGCCAGGATGATCCTATTGTGCTGCAGGCCGTTCCTAATGGACTTGAATTGATGGATACCTGTGGAATTGATGACCCCATGGGGGAAGAATATACTAACCCGGCCCCGGCGATTACCAGGCGTTACCCTGATCGTTTGATTATAAATGTTACTAATCAGTGTGCTATGTACTGTCGGCATTGTCAGCGGCGTCGTAATATCGGTGAGATTGATCAGCATAAAACCCAAAAGACGCTGGAAGAAGCTATCAGATATATTAAAGCAAATAAAGAAATTAGGGATGTGCTGATTACCGGTGGAGATGCTTTGATGCTAAGTAACCAAAGAATTGACTGGTTGCTGACTGAACTGGATCAGATCGAGCATGTGGAAATTAAACGTTTGGGGACCCGTACTATTGTGACTTTACCGCAGCGAATCACTCCGGAGTTATGTGCCATACTGGAGAAGCATCCTCCTCTATATATAAATACCCAATTCAATCATCCCAGAGAAGTTACTCCGGAAGCGGCAAAGGCTTGTGATATGCTTATTAAGGCAGGGGTAGTTTTGGGTAACCAGGCAGTGTTGCTGAAGGGAGTCAATGATACTCCTACAATAATGAAAAAATTAAATCAGGATTTACTAAAGATCAGAGTCCGGCCTTACTATATATTTCATGCCAAGCAGGTTACCGGTACGGGGCATTTTATTACCACTGTTGATAAAGGTATTGAGATCATGGAAAAACTGCGTGGGTACACTTCAGGTTTAGCTGTACCTACTTATATTATTAATGCTCCTAAAGGTTATGGAAAAACTCCCGTTTTGCCGAATTATATTATAGGGAAAAATAATCGGGAAGTTACTTTACGTACCTGGGAAAAAAGGGTTATACCCTACCCAAACGGTAAGCATGATTAG
- a CDS encoding HAD family hydrolase — MAVAQHEILPGKALIINLNKILLGNKNSLQELNWMLTAKRMSIVLIYLTEQNMASAWDLIGRENLLHPDVLVTESGSEVRWSPDYSIDQEWERYNSEQPFLNSGNVSSIELALRYLRDKLRLKKRDIVLCGNNEILPLFEAGYQGVLMRDKHKLNKYPLPNWVYKAAKPYAGGILEGLKHYNFGIK; from the coding sequence ATGGCCGTAGCGCAGCATGAAATCCTGCCTGGCAAGGCTTTAATTATAAATCTGAATAAGATATTATTAGGTAATAAAAATTCTTTGCAAGAACTGAATTGGATGCTTACCGCTAAGCGGATGTCAATTGTCTTAATATATTTGACAGAGCAAAACATGGCTAGTGCCTGGGATTTAATTGGCCGGGAAAACCTGCTTCACCCTGATGTATTGGTGACTGAATCAGGTTCTGAAGTTCGCTGGTCGCCTGATTACAGTATTGATCAAGAGTGGGAACGTTATAATTCTGAGCAGCCGTTCTTAAATTCGGGCAATGTTTCCTCAATTGAACTTGCCTTGCGCTATTTAAGAGATAAGTTAAGATTAAAAAAACGGGACATAGTTTTGTGCGGCAATAACGAAATACTTCCTCTTTTTGAGGCAGGGTATCAGGGAGTGCTGATGAGAGATAAGCATAAATTAAACAAATACCCGTTACCAAATTGGGTGTATAAGGCCGCTAAACCTTATGCCGGTGGTATTTTGGAGGGTCTTAAACACTATAACTTTGGAATTAAGTGA
- the hflX gene encoding GTPase HflX: MELTEKAVLIGIELPEMLTEQVEESMDELARLTDTAGAVVEDTFIQRRKKADPTYFIGKGKAVEIAERCKELEVDLVICDRELSPSQARNLSDLMGIRVIDRTQLILDIFARRASTKEGKLQVELAQLNYLLPRLMGQGRVLSRLGGGIGTRGPGETKLEMDRRRLRKRITDLKRELEEVKKHRALLRKGRRELPLPLAALVGYTNAGKSTLLKTLTEADVLVEDKLFATLDPTTRQVLLPNNDEILLTDTVGFIQNLPHHLVAAFRATLEEITEADLLLHVLDVSHPNCREQYDAVQDVLKSLGVQDKLSVLVLNKVDRVDELDLSFWQASGQPVTAISALTGQGLELLLDTVADALAYRRVKTRFLIPYDKGFLLAPVHEKGLVLSEKHGEKGIEIVVEIEKVWANRIGARLK; this comes from the coding sequence GTGGAATTGACTGAGAAAGCTGTCTTAATTGGAATTGAATTGCCCGAAATGCTTACGGAGCAGGTAGAGGAATCTATGGATGAACTGGCCAGGCTTACTGATACTGCAGGTGCCGTGGTGGAGGATACCTTTATCCAAAGAAGAAAAAAGGCCGATCCTACTTATTTTATCGGAAAGGGGAAGGCTGTCGAGATTGCGGAGCGCTGTAAGGAGCTTGAAGTTGACCTGGTTATCTGTGACCGAGAGCTGTCACCGTCTCAGGCACGTAATTTATCGGATCTTATGGGAATAAGGGTTATTGACCGTACCCAGCTGATTCTCGATATTTTTGCCCGCAGAGCCAGTACGAAGGAGGGCAAATTGCAGGTAGAGTTGGCCCAGCTAAATTATTTACTGCCTCGTCTAATGGGGCAGGGCCGGGTTCTTTCCCGCCTGGGCGGTGGGATTGGAACAAGGGGGCCCGGGGAAACTAAGCTGGAGATGGACAGAAGACGTCTTCGCAAGCGGATTACAGATTTAAAAAGAGAATTGGAAGAAGTGAAAAAACACCGGGCACTTTTGCGAAAGGGTAGAAGAGAGCTGCCGTTACCCCTTGCTGCCCTGGTGGGGTATACCAACGCCGGCAAGTCAACTCTCTTAAAAACCTTAACCGAAGCAGATGTTTTGGTAGAAGATAAGCTGTTTGCCACTCTGGATCCCACTACACGGCAGGTTCTTCTCCCCAATAATGATGAAATACTTTTAACAGATACAGTTGGCTTTATCCAAAACCTCCCTCACCATTTGGTAGCCGCCTTTCGGGCCACACTGGAAGAGATCACCGAGGCGGATTTGCTTTTGCACGTGCTGGATGTCAGCCACCCTAACTGCAGAGAACAGTATGATGCCGTACAGGATGTTTTAAAATCCCTGGGAGTGCAGGATAAACTCTCAGTGCTGGTGTTGAATAAAGTGGACCGGGTAGATGAGCTTGATTTAAGCTTTTGGCAAGCTTCAGGTCAGCCGGTAACGGCTATTTCTGCACTTACGGGGCAGGGATTGGAATTGCTTTTAGATACAGTGGCTGATGCTCTGGCTTATCGGAGGGTGAAAACCCGCTTTCTTATACCCTATGACAAAGGGTTTTTACTTGCTCCGGTACATGAAAAAGGTCTGGTATTGAGTGAAAAGCACGGGGAGAAAGGGATCGAAATCGTTGTGGAAATAGAAAAAGTATGGGCAAACAGGATCGGTGCCAGACTAAAATAA
- a CDS encoding spore coat protein codes for MFLSDKDIMTDLLNSTKMMSSNYHKAVLESANDRIRNTLIQINNEELDMQKRIFDMMHDKGYYPVEPARTSITPPDYTYRPMQQPSMQQPHPQPQIRY; via the coding sequence GTGTTTTTATCAGATAAAGATATCATGACTGATCTTTTAAACAGTACAAAAATGATGTCAAGTAATTATCATAAGGCAGTTTTGGAGTCAGCTAACGATAGAATTCGAAATACCTTAATTCAAATTAATAATGAAGAATTGGATATGCAAAAAAGAATTTTTGATATGATGCATGACAAGGGGTATTATCCTGTAGAGCCGGCAAGAACCAGCATTACGCCGCCCGACTATACATATCGTCCTATGCAGCAGCCATCAATGCAGCAACCTCACCCTCAACCTCAAATTAGATATTAA
- a CDS encoding AAA family ATPase produces the protein METTIFYNGTEDYIVSEDLRNSVNIAVMLKRPLIIKGEPGTGKTLLARSIAKALGLKLIIWNIKSTTKAREGLYIYDTVQRLYDGQFGDGDVSDIGRYIKLGQLGEAFTAEQQVVLLIDEIDKADLDFPNDLLWELDVMEFYIPETRETIKARQRPIVIITSNAEKELPDAFLRRCIFHYIAFPDPEMMSEIVRVHHPNLEEHLLKEALRAFYWIRKISGLHKRPSTSELLDWVQALVVGGIPADRVCQELPFLGVILKHNQDIDTVLRRLRDYGV, from the coding sequence ATGGAAACAACAATATTTTATAATGGTACTGAAGATTATATCGTTTCCGAGGATTTACGTAACAGTGTAAATATAGCTGTTATGCTGAAAAGACCGTTAATAATTAAAGGTGAACCGGGAACAGGTAAAACTTTACTGGCCCGAAGTATTGCTAAAGCTTTAGGGTTAAAATTAATCATCTGGAATATTAAATCTACCACTAAAGCCCGGGAAGGCCTTTATATTTACGATACCGTGCAAAGACTGTATGACGGTCAATTTGGGGACGGAGATGTTTCAGATATCGGACGGTATATTAAGTTGGGACAGCTGGGAGAAGCTTTTACAGCTGAGCAGCAAGTTGTATTGTTAATTGATGAAATTGATAAAGCCGACCTGGATTTTCCGAATGATTTGCTCTGGGAGTTGGATGTGATGGAATTTTATATTCCGGAAACCAGGGAAACCATTAAGGCCAGACAAAGACCTATTGTGATTATTACCAGTAACGCTGAAAAAGAGCTGCCTGATGCCTTTTTAAGACGCTGTATTTTTCATTATATTGCCTTCCCTGACCCGGAAATGATGTCTGAAATTGTGCGGGTGCATCACCCGAATTTGGAAGAACACCTTTTAAAGGAGGCCCTAAGGGCCTTTTATTGGATTCGTAAAATCAGCGGTTTGCACAAAAGGCCCAGTACCAGTGAACTGTTGGACTGGGTGCAGGCATTGGTAGTTGGCGGAATCCCGGCGGATCGGGTTTGTCAGGAGCTCCCTTTCCTCGGTGTCATATTGAAACACAATCAGGATATAGATACTGTTCTGAGAAGGCTTCGTGATTATGGAGTTTAA
- a CDS encoding vWA domain-containing protein: MFNDFFYLLKEEGVPVSPTEWMTLMEGLSQGLAFSSLTGFYYLARACLVKSEAYYDSYDLAFQRYFGEINTPEEFVEQVLKWLESELSALETDPSAREGFRPWNLEELRRLLEDRLSRQDSKHQGGSHWIGTGGHSRLGHSGRNLAGLRISGESVNCTAVKVAGERRYKDFRQDEALDTRQFEVALRKLRQLTTREEGPKDILDLEETIAATCKSGGILKLEWTRPRKNEFKVALLMDSGGSMTPYLHIVKRLFTAVNKSSHFKDLRYYYFHNCIYERIFLNPICVPRDSVPTDELFKKLDSDYRIIIVGDASMSPGELTMKGGAIDWGVSKNEPGLYWLKQLARRFKFSVWLNPKPEREWSSTDGAETISIIRSFFPMYELTVEGLEKAIKKLKVRR; this comes from the coding sequence GTGTTTAATGATTTTTTTTATCTGTTAAAAGAGGAGGGAGTACCCGTATCTCCCACTGAATGGATGACTTTAATGGAAGGTTTAAGTCAAGGTTTGGCTTTTTCCAGTCTGACCGGTTTTTATTATTTAGCCCGGGCCTGCCTGGTTAAAAGTGAGGCTTACTACGACAGTTACGATTTGGCCTTTCAGCGCTATTTCGGGGAAATCAATACTCCGGAAGAATTTGTGGAACAGGTTTTAAAATGGTTAGAAAGTGAGCTGTCGGCGCTGGAAACAGACCCCTCAGCGCGGGAAGGTTTTCGCCCTTGGAATTTAGAAGAACTTCGCCGTTTACTGGAAGACCGGCTAAGCCGCCAGGATTCAAAGCACCAGGGAGGCTCTCACTGGATAGGTACCGGCGGTCATTCTCGTCTCGGTCATTCCGGAAGAAACTTAGCCGGTTTACGAATAAGCGGGGAATCAGTAAACTGCACGGCAGTTAAAGTTGCCGGGGAACGAAGATACAAAGATTTTCGCCAGGATGAAGCCTTGGACACCAGGCAGTTTGAGGTGGCTTTACGCAAACTGCGCCAATTGACTACCAGAGAAGAAGGTCCAAAGGATATACTGGACTTGGAGGAAACCATAGCTGCTACCTGTAAAAGCGGGGGCATTCTAAAACTGGAATGGACCCGGCCCCGAAAAAATGAGTTTAAGGTTGCTTTACTAATGGATTCAGGAGGCTCAATGACACCTTACTTACATATTGTTAAACGTCTTTTTACAGCAGTAAATAAATCTTCTCATTTTAAAGATTTAAGATATTATTATTTCCATAACTGTATTTACGAGCGTATATTTTTAAATCCTATTTGTGTTCCCCGGGATTCTGTTCCAACTGATGAATTATTTAAAAAGTTGGATTCTGATTACCGGATAATTATTGTTGGGGATGCCAGTATGTCCCCGGGGGAATTAACGATGAAGGGGGGGGCTATTGACTGGGGGGTCAGTAAAAATGAGCCCGGTTTATACTGGTTAAAACAACTGGCCCGGCGGTTTAAGTTTTCGGTCTGGCTAAATCCGAAGCCGGAGAGAGAGTGGAGCAGTACAGACGGGGCGGAGACAATCAGTATCATTCGCAGTTTTTTCCCAATGTATGAATTGACAGTAGAAGGACTGGAAAAAGCAATCAAAAAATTAAAGGTTCGTCGATAA